The Burkholderia pyrrocinia genome includes a region encoding these proteins:
- a CDS encoding MerR family transcriptional regulator — protein MKIGELARASGIAASRIRFYEASGLLEPARRQANGYREYGPEALTRLAIIDRAQRAGFALDEIRAVLPPDLRAWPRDELLVALRHKVDEIALLEQRLAQNRRHLQALIDEIENKPAGEDCAGAAQRMLDRLCEQASEPLAPAPVARPTRKRA, from the coding sequence ATGAAAATCGGCGAACTGGCGCGGGCCAGCGGCATCGCGGCGTCGCGCATCCGTTTCTACGAAGCGAGCGGCCTGCTCGAACCGGCCCGCCGGCAGGCGAACGGCTATCGGGAATACGGGCCGGAAGCGTTGACGCGGCTCGCGATCATCGACCGCGCGCAGCGCGCGGGTTTCGCGCTTGACGAAATCCGCGCGGTGCTGCCGCCCGATCTCCGCGCGTGGCCGCGCGACGAACTGCTGGTCGCGCTGCGGCACAAGGTCGACGAAATCGCGCTGCTCGAACAGCGTCTCGCGCAGAACCGGCGCCATCTGCAGGCGCTGATCGACGAGATCGAGAACAAGCCGGCGGGCGAGGATTGCGCGGGCGCCGCGCAACGCATGCTCGACCGGCTGTGCGAACAGGCCAGCGAACCGCTGGCGCCGGCGCCCGTCGCACGGCCGACGCGCAAGCGCGCGTGA
- a CDS encoding NADH:flavin oxidoreductase/NADH oxidase family protein produces the protein MNLFTPLTLPNGAVIPNRLAKAAMEENMADADHAPSDALLRLYQAWADGQAGLIVTGNVMVDGRAMTGPNGVVLESDAHLDRFRRWAQIARSCGAHVWMQVNHPGRQMQAALGQTTLAPSAVPLALGALSKQFPVPKEMTQADIADVQQRFVRAAQLAEQGGFTGVQIHAAHGYLLSQFLSPLTNRRQDQWGGSIENRARLLLDIVRAVRATVSPAFVVAVKLNSADFQRGGFSADDAKRVVELLNPLGVDLVELSGGSYEAPAMQGEARDGRTLAREAYFLEFARDITAIARMPLMVTGGIRRRAVAEQVVDSGVAMVGIATALSIEPNLPRDWRAGKDSAPVLQPIRWKSKALGALANMAVVKFQLARLSVGRRTHPQVSPLRALVGQQLAAQCQTRRYRKWMAGRAAAPGA, from the coding sequence ATGAACCTGTTTACGCCCCTGACGCTGCCCAACGGCGCGGTGATCCCGAACCGGCTGGCCAAGGCCGCGATGGAAGAGAACATGGCCGATGCGGATCACGCGCCGTCCGACGCGTTGCTGCGCCTGTACCAGGCGTGGGCCGACGGCCAGGCCGGCCTGATCGTGACCGGCAACGTGATGGTGGACGGCCGCGCGATGACGGGGCCGAACGGCGTCGTGCTCGAGAGCGACGCGCATCTCGACCGCTTCCGCCGCTGGGCGCAGATCGCGCGCTCGTGCGGCGCGCACGTGTGGATGCAGGTCAACCACCCGGGGCGCCAGATGCAGGCGGCGCTCGGCCAGACGACGCTGGCGCCGTCGGCCGTGCCGCTCGCGCTCGGTGCGTTGTCGAAGCAGTTCCCGGTGCCGAAGGAGATGACGCAAGCCGATATCGCCGATGTGCAGCAGCGCTTCGTGCGCGCCGCGCAGCTCGCGGAGCAAGGCGGCTTCACCGGCGTGCAGATCCACGCGGCGCACGGCTACCTGCTGAGCCAGTTCCTGTCGCCGCTGACGAACCGCCGGCAGGACCAGTGGGGCGGCAGCATCGAAAATCGCGCGCGCCTGCTGCTCGACATCGTGCGGGCCGTGCGCGCGACGGTGTCGCCCGCGTTTGTTGTAGCGGTCAAGCTGAACTCGGCCGATTTCCAGCGCGGCGGCTTCAGCGCGGACGACGCGAAGCGCGTGGTCGAACTGCTGAATCCGCTCGGCGTCGATCTCGTCGAATTGTCGGGCGGCAGCTACGAAGCGCCGGCGATGCAGGGCGAGGCGCGCGATGGGCGCACGCTCGCCCGCGAAGCGTATTTCCTTGAATTCGCGCGCGACATCACGGCCATCGCGCGGATGCCGCTGATGGTCACGGGCGGCATTCGGCGCCGCGCGGTCGCCGAGCAGGTGGTCGACAGCGGCGTGGCGATGGTCGGCATCGCGACCGCGTTGTCGATCGAGCCGAACCTGCCGCGCGACTGGCGGGCCGGCAAGGACAGCGCGCCAGTGCTGCAGCCGATCCGGTGGAAGAGCAAGGCGCTGGGCGCGCTGGCCAACATGGCCGTCGTCAAGTTCCAGCTCGCGCGGTTAAGCGTTGGGCGGCGCACGCATCCGCAGGTGTCGCCGCTGCGCGCGCTGGTCGGGCAGCAACTGGCCGCGCAGTGCCAGACGCGGCGCTATCGGAAGTGGATGGCGGGGCGCGCGGCGGCTCCGGGTGCGTGA
- a CDS encoding LacI family DNA-binding transcriptional regulator: MVGSVRSHPHFPDVGTWPRAGFFCHNPALSNENVTLPMKKVSPTIRDVAADAGVSVATVSKYVNGTQRFSPTVEARLKEAIERLGYRSNPLARSMITGRTRTIGLVILDISNPHFTNVVKGANRVALQHDYTLLLVDTEESQARERSLIEALAQRVDGLIVSTRMPDDEAGWMLDLNKPLVLLRRSPGLPIPSVGIDNRLSTYMLARHLLNLGHTRIAYLGFGTARVNDERIQGARDCLAEAGLTLDVHDAHAPTAEAGERACSRVMLGPQRPQAVICYNDLIALGFMKEAASLGFRLPQDVSVAGIDNVPYGAYAAPALTTVDIQSENMGELAMQKLIDALAGRTDASYSTFEPRLIMRASTAAAG, encoded by the coding sequence ATGGTTGGCTCCGTTCGCAGCCATCCGCACTTTCCCGATGTCGGCACGTGGCCGCGCGCCGGCTTTTTCTGCCACAATCCGGCGTTATCGAACGAAAACGTTACCCTCCCGATGAAAAAAGTTTCCCCGACGATCCGCGACGTGGCCGCGGATGCCGGCGTGTCGGTCGCGACGGTATCGAAGTACGTGAACGGCACGCAGCGCTTCTCGCCGACCGTCGAGGCGCGGCTCAAGGAGGCGATCGAACGGCTCGGCTACCGTTCGAACCCGCTCGCGCGTTCGATGATCACCGGGCGCACGCGCACGATCGGCCTCGTGATCCTCGACATCAGCAACCCGCACTTCACGAACGTGGTCAAGGGCGCGAACCGGGTCGCGCTGCAGCACGACTACACGCTGCTGCTCGTCGATACCGAGGAGAGTCAGGCACGCGAACGCTCGCTGATCGAGGCGCTCGCGCAGCGCGTAGACGGGCTGATCGTCAGCACGCGGATGCCCGACGACGAAGCCGGCTGGATGCTCGATCTCAACAAGCCGCTCGTGCTGCTGCGTCGCAGCCCCGGCCTGCCGATTCCGAGCGTCGGCATCGACAACCGGCTGTCGACCTACATGCTCGCGCGTCACCTGCTCAATCTCGGGCATACGCGCATCGCGTATCTCGGCTTCGGCACGGCGCGCGTGAACGACGAGCGGATCCAGGGCGCGCGCGACTGCCTCGCCGAAGCCGGGCTCACGCTCGACGTGCACGACGCGCATGCGCCGACCGCCGAGGCCGGCGAGCGCGCCTGCTCGCGCGTGATGCTCGGGCCGCAGCGCCCGCAGGCCGTGATCTGCTACAACGACCTGATCGCGCTCGGCTTCATGAAGGAAGCCGCGTCGCTCGGCTTCCGGCTGCCGCAGGACGTATCGGTCGCGGGCATCGACAACGTGCCGTACGGCGCCTACGCGGCGCCCGCGCTGACCACCGTCGACATCCAGAGCGAAAACATGGGCGAGCTCGCGATGCAGAAGCTCATCGACGCGCTCGCGGGGCGCACCGACGCGAGCTATTCGACATTCGAGCCGCGGCTGATCATGCGCGCGTCGACGGCCGCGGCCGGCTGA
- a CDS encoding NAD-dependent epimerase/dehydratase family protein → MNASSTGARKPFGRLLLTGAAGNLGRQLRGALADWADVVRVSDIAVLDDAAAHEETRVVDLADRSAVMQLVDGVDAIVHLGGISVDAPFDDLVDANITGTYNLYEAARKYGVKRVVFASSNHAIGFHPVTEVLDADSPLRPDSLYGVTKCFGESLSRYYFDRFGIETVCLRIGSSFEVPKNPRMLVTFLSYRDFIELVRCSLLTNRVGHAIVYGASDNPVKWWDNTKAGFLGFRPRDSSEQFAGLFPVAAPTAEYDDPAQRFQGGGFVVGEPMERKG, encoded by the coding sequence ATGAACGCCTCATCCACCGGCGCGCGCAAACCGTTCGGGCGCCTGCTGCTGACGGGCGCGGCCGGCAACCTCGGCCGCCAGTTGCGCGGCGCGCTTGCCGACTGGGCCGACGTCGTGCGCGTCAGCGACATCGCGGTGCTCGACGACGCCGCTGCGCATGAAGAAACCCGCGTCGTCGATCTGGCCGACCGGTCGGCCGTGATGCAGCTCGTCGACGGCGTGGACGCGATCGTCCACCTCGGCGGCATTTCGGTCGACGCGCCATTCGACGATCTCGTCGACGCGAACATCACCGGCACGTACAACCTGTACGAAGCCGCACGCAAGTACGGCGTGAAGCGCGTCGTGTTCGCGAGCTCGAACCATGCGATCGGCTTCCATCCAGTCACGGAAGTGCTCGATGCCGATTCGCCGCTGCGTCCGGACAGCCTGTACGGCGTGACGAAGTGCTTCGGCGAATCGCTGTCGCGCTACTACTTCGACCGCTTCGGGATCGAGACCGTGTGCCTGCGGATCGGCTCGTCGTTCGAGGTACCGAAGAACCCGCGCATGCTCGTGACGTTCCTCAGCTATCGCGACTTTATCGAACTGGTGCGCTGCTCGCTGCTGACGAACCGCGTCGGGCACGCGATCGTCTACGGTGCGTCGGACAACCCGGTGAAGTGGTGGGACAACACGAAGGCCGGCTTCCTCGGCTTCCGCCCGCGCGACAGCTCCGAGCAGTTCGCCGGACTGTTCCCGGTCGCGGCGCCGACCGCCGAGTACGACGATCCCGCGCAGCGGTTCCAGGGCGGCGGGTTTGTCGTCGGCGAGCCGATGGAGCGGAAGGGGTAG